One window of Cydia pomonella isolate Wapato2018A chromosome 7, ilCydPomo1, whole genome shotgun sequence genomic DNA carries:
- the LOC133519885 gene encoding bifunctional peptidase and arginyl-hydroxylase JMJD5: MRCSTIGTENTMPPLTDVLQKLDDFKVNISITEIQELSLACRATLKDLLHDTKAIEKSDVIQIQAILDYMHEQINIGNWRDVKPFLRRTITIASYLKLLAHIKLSDALTENVLRDSLKIIDHGIIFGCPLEKEPKLLHNCASYLNEIFAQSHTIKPIQLPSSPKTSVKEYNATPLEILDRPSMEHFLTNYILAEKPVILVNCISHWPALKKWQDQTYLIKLAGLRTVAIEIGREYTETDWTQKLMTVEEFINNHIYNSNGSTGYLAQYQLFDQVPELKNDITEPEYCCFSDDNDPVDIMAWYGPKGTVSPLHHDPKRNLLAQVVGEKQIFLFSPEDSEFLYPHEHELLSNTARVDPRKPNLESYPKYKDAKPYYCILRPGQLLYIPPKWWHFVESLSVSFSVSFWWT, from the coding sequence ATGAGATGTTCTACCATTGGGACTGAAAATACAATGCCACCGCTAACCGATGTTCTGCAAAAACTCGATGACTTCAAGGTAAATATTTCAATAACTGAGATTCAAGAGCTAAGTTTAGCTTGTAGGGCAACGTTGAAAGATTTACTTCATGATACGAAAGCAATAGAAAAGTCAGATGTTATACAAATTCAAGCCATACTTGACTACATGCATGAGCAAATAAACATCGGAAATTGGAGAGATGTAAAGCCATTCTTACGACGAACTATAACAATAGCCTCTTATTTAAAGCTCCTCGCACACATCAAGCTCTCAGATGCACTCACAGAAAATGTACTTAGAGACTCCTTAAAAATAATAGATCATGGAATAATTTTTGGGTGTCCATTGGAGAAGGAACCAAAGTTACTTCATAACTGTGCATCTTATCTAAATGAAATCTTTGCACAATCACATACTATCAAACCTATTCAATTACCAAGTAGTCCAAAAACTTCAGTAAAAGAATATAATGCCACTCCATTAGAGATATTAGACCGCCCAAGCATGGAACATTTTTTAACAAACTATATCTTAGCAGAGAAGCCTGTTATTTTAGTCAACTGCATAAGTCATTGGCCCGCATTGAAAAAATGGCAAGATCAAACCTACCTGATAAAGCTAGCTGGGTTGAGAACAGTCGCAATAGAAATTGGTAGAGAATACACAGAAACTGATTGGACACAAAAACTCATGACAGTtgaagaatttataaataatcacATATATAATTCAAATGGGAGTACAGGTTATTTAGCTCAGTATCAACTCTTTGATCAAGTTCCAGAGCTTAAAAATGATATAACAGAACCAGAATACTGTTGTTTTTCTGATGACAATGATCCCGTGGATATTATGGCATGGTACGGCCCTAAAGGAACTGTGTCTCCTCTTCACCATGATCCTAAAAGAAACCTGTTGGCCCAAGTTGTGGGTGAAAAGCAGATCTTTTTATTTTCACCTGAAGATTCAGAATTCTTGTACCCTCATGAACATGAATTACTCAGTAATACAGCAAGAGTAGATCCTAGAAAGCCTAATTTGGAAAGTTATCCTAAATACAAAGATGCTAAGCCCTATTATTGCATATTGCGACCTGGGCAGTTATTGTATATTCCACCTAAGTGGTGGCATTTTGTGGAGTCACTATCTGTAAGTTTTTCAGTTAGCTTTTGGTGGACATAA
- the LOC133519884 gene encoding isovaleryl-CoA dehydrogenase, mitochondrial, translated as MAALVCVKRVLSQCAGKTSIRCMSHYPIDEHVFGLSSEQQQLRQAIFDFAQKELAPKAAEIDKTNSFTELREFWKKLGNLGVLGITASPDYGGTGGKYSDHCVIMEEISRAAGGIALSYGAHSNLCVNQINRNGTHEQKSKYLPKLCSGEHIGALAMSEPGAGSDVVSMKLRADKKGDYYVLNGNKFWITNGPDADVLVVYAKTDTNTAKPQHGITAFLIEKDLPGFTTAQKLDKLGMRGSNTCELVFEDCKVPASNILGELNKGVYVLMSGLDLERLVLAAGPVGLMQAAIDTAFEYAHTRKQFGRNIGEFQLMQGKMADMYTTLSACRSYLYNVARACDEGHVNSKDCAGVILYCAEKATQVALDAIQILGGNGYINDYPTGRILRDAKLYEIGAGTSEVRRMLIGRALNNEYK; from the exons ATGGCTGCGCTGGTGTGTGTGAAACGTGTTTTGAGTCAATGTGCTGGTAAAACTAGTATAAGATGCATGTCGCACTATCCTATTGATGAACATGTGTTTGGATTATCTAGTGAACAGCAGCAG CTGCGACAAGCGATCTTCGACTTCGCCCAAAAGGAATTAGCACCAAAAGCAGCTGAAATTGACAAGACTAACTCTTTCACAGAACTGAGAGAATTTTGGAAAAAACTAGGCAATTTAGGCgttttag GAATAACGGCCAGTCCTGATTATGGCGGCACCGGTGGGAAATATTCCGACCACTGCGTTATTATGGAAGAGATTTCGAG aGCTGCAGGCGGCATCGCGCTGTCATATGGAGCCCATTCCAACCTGTGCGTCAACCAAATCAACAGAAATGGCACACATGAGCAGAAAAGCAAATATTTGCCCAAA CTGTGCTCAGGTGAACACATTGGCGCCCTGGCCATGTCGGAGCCCGGAGCCGGCAGCGACGTCGTGTCCATGAAGTTGCGAGCCGACAAGAAGGGCGACTACTACGTGCTCAATGGAAACAAGTTCTGGATCACAAATGGGCCGGATGCTGATGTTTTAGTG GTATATGCAAAGACCGACACAAATACAGCCAAGCCGCAGCACGGCATAACGGCATTTTTAATAGAAAAGGACTTGCCCGGATTCACCACTGCCCAAAAATTGGATAAATTAGGAATGCGTGGCTCTAACACATGCGAGTTGGTGTTCGAAGACTGTAAG GTCCCTGCCTCGAACATTCTCGGCGAGCTGAACAAGGGTGTGTACGTGCTCATGTCTGGTCTAGACCTGGAGCGCTTAGTGCTTGCCGCTGGCCCCGTCGGGCTCATGCAGGCCGCTATTGACACGGCGTTCGAGTACGCGCACACTAGGAAACAGTTCGGACGTAATATTGGCGAGTTTCAGTTGATGCAG GGCAAAATGGCCGACATGTACACAACACTAAGCGCGTGCCGCAGCTACCTGTACAACGTGGCGCGGGCCTGCGACGAAGGCCACGTGAACAGCAAGGACTGTGCGGGGGTCATCCTCTATTGTGCAGAGAAGGCCACACAAGTTGCTCTAGACGCCATACAAATACTGG GTGGCAAtgggtacattaatgattaccCTACTGGAAGAATTCTAAGGGACGCCAAGCTTTATGAAATTGGTGCTGGGACTTCGGAAGTCAGAAGAATGTTGATTGGCCGTGCTTTGAacaatgaatataaataa
- the LOC133519879 gene encoding bifunctional 3'-phosphoadenosine 5'-phosphosulfate synthase isoform X2, whose amino-acid sequence MDEPSGAKKKLKTCAQVATNVVEQKHTVSRAKRSRALGSRAFRGSTVWLTGLSGAGKTTIAFALEAYLVSKGIPTYALDGDNIRTGLNKNLGFSKQDREENIRRVAEVAKLFADSGHVCLCSFVSPFAEDREVARRTHTDSGFPFFEVFIDTPLEVCEQRDTKGLYKKARDGQIKGFTGITQEYERPEAPELVVQTVGNSIEESTMQVVRLLEANGIIPSFEGNQLGVEELFIYGNRLTSAVEEAARLPSVEITTLDLMWVQVLSEGWAYPLKGFMREHEYLQALNFNCLTLADGSVVNQSVPIVLPVTTEIKDNLSGSEAIALVYGGKPVAILRAPEFYPHRKEYRCGKQFTINHTGHPYIKMIEESGDWLVGGNMEVLERVRWHDGLDSYRLTPNELRAKFRELGADAVFAFQLRNPIHNGHALLMQDTQRQLIERGFKKPVLLLHPLGGWTKDDDVPLETRINQHKAVLSEGVLDPQSTILAIFPSPMMYAGPTEVQWHAKCRMNAGANHYIVGRDPAGLPHPAGGGDLYDARYGAMVLKMAPGLNDLEIIPFRVAAYDTSVGKMAFFDPTRKEDFDFISGTRMRGLAKAGKEPPKGFMAPSAWRVLAEYYQSLKAKMDTN is encoded by the exons TGCGCTCAAGTGGCTACAAATGTTGTAGAGCAAAAGCACACGGTATCGCGGGCGAAGCGGAGCCGCGCGCTCGGTAGCCGCGCTTTCCGCGGCAGCACCGTTTGGCTGACCGGCCTCAGTGGAGCTGGCAAGACCACTATTGCGTTCGCGCTAGAAGCCTACTTGGTGTCTAAAG GTATCCCCACATACGCGCTAGACGGCGACAACATCCGCACGGGCCTGAACAAGAACCTTGGGTTCTCGAAGCAGGACCGCGAGGAGAACATCCGGCGAGTCGCGGAGGTGGCCAAACTGTTTGCGGACAGCGGCCATGTGTGCCTTTGCAGTTTCGTGTCGCCGTTTGCAGAG GATCGAGAAGTCGCACGCCGTACACACACCGACTCTGGTTTCCCGTTCTTCGAGGTTTTCATTGACACCCCGTTAGAAGTTTGCGAACAGAGAGACACCAAGGGACTGTATAAGAAAGCCAGAGACGGACAGATCAAg GGCTTCACTGGCATCACGCAAGAGTATGAGCGGCCCGAGGCACCCGAGTTGGTGGTGCAGACGGTGGGAAACTCCATCGAAGAGTCCACCATGCAAGTCGTGCGGCTGTTGGAGGCTAAt GGCATTATTCCAAGCTTCGAAGGCAACCAGCTTGGCGTCGAAGAGCTGTTCATATACGGGAACAGGTTGACCAGCGCTGTCGAGGAGGCGGCCAGGTTGCCGTCTGTGGAAATTACCACTTTGGACCTTATGTGGGTGCAG gtactcTCAGAAGGATGGGCTTATCCTCTCAAAGGATTCATGCGGGAACATGAATACCTTCAA GCTTTAAATTTCAACTGCCTAACCCTCGCCGACGGTTCCGTAGTGAACCAGTCAGTGCCCATAGTGCTGCCCGTGACCACCGAAATCAAAGACAATCTGTCCGGCTCTGAGGCCATCGCACTTGTCTATGGCGGGAAGCCGGTCGCCATATTACGCGCTCCAGAATTCTACCCGCACAGGAAGGAGTATAGGTGTGGGAAGCAATTCACTATTAATCACACTGGACATCCTTATATTAAG ATGATCGAGGAGTCCGGCGACTGGCTGGTGGGCGGCAACATGGAGGTGCTGGAGCGAGTGCGCTGGCACGACGGACTGGACTCGTACCGGCTCACGCCCAACGAGCTGCGAGCCAAGTTCCGGGAACTAGGGGCCGATGCCGTGTTCGCATTCCAG TTACGCAACCCGATCCATAACGGCCACGCGCTCCTGATGCAAGACACGCAGCGGCAGCTGATCGAGAGGGGATTCAAGAAGCCGGTGCTGCTGCTCCACCCGTTGG GTGGATGGACAAAGGACGACGATGTGCCGCTGGAAACCCGGATAAACCAGCACAAGGCGGTGCTTAGTGAAGGCGTTTTGGACCCTCAGTCCACTATACTGGCTATCTTCCCGTCACCTATGATGTATGCTGGACCAACTGAG GTGCAATGGCACGCCAAGTGCCGCATGAACGCCGGCGCCAACCACTACATCGTGGGGCGGGACCCGGCGGGGCTGCCGCACCCGGCCGGCGGCGGCGACCTGTACGACGCGCGCTACGGCGCCATGGTGCTCAAGATGGCGCCCGGCCTTAATGATCTCGAG ATCATTCCGTTCCGCGTGGCGGCGTACGACACGTCCGTGGGTAAAATGGCGTTCTTCGATCCCACGCGGAAGGAGGACTTCGACTTCATATCTGGCACACGGATGCGAG GTCTTGCAAAGGCTGGGAAGGAGCCACCCAAAGGCTTCATGGCACCATCGGCATGGAGAGTCCTCGCCGAATATTATCAGTCGCTCAAAGCTAAAATGGATACAAACTAA
- the LOC133519879 gene encoding bifunctional 3'-phosphoadenosine 5'-phosphosulfate synthase isoform X1 has protein sequence MNREARDRKVAETFEKYKISEWGTRTCAQVATNVVEQKHTVSRAKRSRALGSRAFRGSTVWLTGLSGAGKTTIAFALEAYLVSKGIPTYALDGDNIRTGLNKNLGFSKQDREENIRRVAEVAKLFADSGHVCLCSFVSPFAEDREVARRTHTDSGFPFFEVFIDTPLEVCEQRDTKGLYKKARDGQIKGFTGITQEYERPEAPELVVQTVGNSIEESTMQVVRLLEANGIIPSFEGNQLGVEELFIYGNRLTSAVEEAARLPSVEITTLDLMWVQVLSEGWAYPLKGFMREHEYLQALNFNCLTLADGSVVNQSVPIVLPVTTEIKDNLSGSEAIALVYGGKPVAILRAPEFYPHRKEYRCGKQFTINHTGHPYIKMIEESGDWLVGGNMEVLERVRWHDGLDSYRLTPNELRAKFRELGADAVFAFQLRNPIHNGHALLMQDTQRQLIERGFKKPVLLLHPLGGWTKDDDVPLETRINQHKAVLSEGVLDPQSTILAIFPSPMMYAGPTEVQWHAKCRMNAGANHYIVGRDPAGLPHPAGGGDLYDARYGAMVLKMAPGLNDLEIIPFRVAAYDTSVGKMAFFDPTRKEDFDFISGTRMRGLAKAGKEPPKGFMAPSAWRVLAEYYQSLKAKMDTN, from the exons TGCGCTCAAGTGGCTACAAATGTTGTAGAGCAAAAGCACACGGTATCGCGGGCGAAGCGGAGCCGCGCGCTCGGTAGCCGCGCTTTCCGCGGCAGCACCGTTTGGCTGACCGGCCTCAGTGGAGCTGGCAAGACCACTATTGCGTTCGCGCTAGAAGCCTACTTGGTGTCTAAAG GTATCCCCACATACGCGCTAGACGGCGACAACATCCGCACGGGCCTGAACAAGAACCTTGGGTTCTCGAAGCAGGACCGCGAGGAGAACATCCGGCGAGTCGCGGAGGTGGCCAAACTGTTTGCGGACAGCGGCCATGTGTGCCTTTGCAGTTTCGTGTCGCCGTTTGCAGAG GATCGAGAAGTCGCACGCCGTACACACACCGACTCTGGTTTCCCGTTCTTCGAGGTTTTCATTGACACCCCGTTAGAAGTTTGCGAACAGAGAGACACCAAGGGACTGTATAAGAAAGCCAGAGACGGACAGATCAAg GGCTTCACTGGCATCACGCAAGAGTATGAGCGGCCCGAGGCACCCGAGTTGGTGGTGCAGACGGTGGGAAACTCCATCGAAGAGTCCACCATGCAAGTCGTGCGGCTGTTGGAGGCTAAt GGCATTATTCCAAGCTTCGAAGGCAACCAGCTTGGCGTCGAAGAGCTGTTCATATACGGGAACAGGTTGACCAGCGCTGTCGAGGAGGCGGCCAGGTTGCCGTCTGTGGAAATTACCACTTTGGACCTTATGTGGGTGCAG gtactcTCAGAAGGATGGGCTTATCCTCTCAAAGGATTCATGCGGGAACATGAATACCTTCAA GCTTTAAATTTCAACTGCCTAACCCTCGCCGACGGTTCCGTAGTGAACCAGTCAGTGCCCATAGTGCTGCCCGTGACCACCGAAATCAAAGACAATCTGTCCGGCTCTGAGGCCATCGCACTTGTCTATGGCGGGAAGCCGGTCGCCATATTACGCGCTCCAGAATTCTACCCGCACAGGAAGGAGTATAGGTGTGGGAAGCAATTCACTATTAATCACACTGGACATCCTTATATTAAG ATGATCGAGGAGTCCGGCGACTGGCTGGTGGGCGGCAACATGGAGGTGCTGGAGCGAGTGCGCTGGCACGACGGACTGGACTCGTACCGGCTCACGCCCAACGAGCTGCGAGCCAAGTTCCGGGAACTAGGGGCCGATGCCGTGTTCGCATTCCAG TTACGCAACCCGATCCATAACGGCCACGCGCTCCTGATGCAAGACACGCAGCGGCAGCTGATCGAGAGGGGATTCAAGAAGCCGGTGCTGCTGCTCCACCCGTTGG GTGGATGGACAAAGGACGACGATGTGCCGCTGGAAACCCGGATAAACCAGCACAAGGCGGTGCTTAGTGAAGGCGTTTTGGACCCTCAGTCCACTATACTGGCTATCTTCCCGTCACCTATGATGTATGCTGGACCAACTGAG GTGCAATGGCACGCCAAGTGCCGCATGAACGCCGGCGCCAACCACTACATCGTGGGGCGGGACCCGGCGGGGCTGCCGCACCCGGCCGGCGGCGGCGACCTGTACGACGCGCGCTACGGCGCCATGGTGCTCAAGATGGCGCCCGGCCTTAATGATCTCGAG ATCATTCCGTTCCGCGTGGCGGCGTACGACACGTCCGTGGGTAAAATGGCGTTCTTCGATCCCACGCGGAAGGAGGACTTCGACTTCATATCTGGCACACGGATGCGAG GTCTTGCAAAGGCTGGGAAGGAGCCACCCAAAGGCTTCATGGCACCATCGGCATGGAGAGTCCTCGCCGAATATTATCAGTCGCTCAAAGCTAAAATGGATACAAACTAA